In the Heterodontus francisci isolate sHetFra1 chromosome 6, sHetFra1.hap1, whole genome shotgun sequence genome, one interval contains:
- the c6h2orf49 gene encoding ashwin isoform X2, which produces MAIALAGVREFDSHLMLHPELLSGDFLLQLLQQRKIATANLHDAEKDQIVEVYIQHVIPLPQRKLPKNRWGRMMAEKRGQQSMCATQNKRLTAEGSRKRPLIVFDGSSTSTKIKLKKTENGMADQVNQLPPGIIGTSPTNKLDVQPSGTNILTDNNAVKSPIQGAVPSNGMAPMKHGGNMPLKTSPLPYPISPGGTNPIKLKRALAKDGEGDAPGELRSTEPKKKIQHVTWP; this is translated from the exons ATGGCGATTGCACTGGCTGGAGTGAGGGAGTTTGATTCGCATTTGATGTTGCACCCGGAGCTGCTGTCCGGGGACTTTCTCCTGCAGCTATTGCAGCAG AGAAAAATAGCTACTGCAAACCTGCACGATGCTGAGAAGGATCAGATTGTTGAAGTGTACATTCAGCATGTCATTCCACTGCCGCAGAGAAAACTGCCCAAGAATAGATGGGGAAGAATGATGGCTGAGAAAAGAGGACAACAGTCCATGTGTGCTACACAGAACAAAAG ACTGACAGCAGAGGGTTCGAGGAAAAGACCTCTAATTGTGTTTGATGGCAGCTCTACGAGTACGAAAATAAAACTCAAAAAGACCGAAAATGGAATGGCTGATCAAGTAAACCAACTGCCCCCAGGGATCATAGGCACCAGCCCCACTAACAAACTTGATGTCCAGCCAAGTGGCACAAATATTCTGACCGATAATAATGCAGTCAAAAGTCCAATTCAAGGTGCTGTACCTAGCAATGGTATGGCTCCCATGAAACATGGAGGCAATATGCCTTTGAAAACCTCACCATTGCCTTATCCAATATCTCCTGGAGGCACCAATCCAATAAAACTAAAACGAGCACTTGCAAAAGATGGAGAGGGAGATGCACCA GGGGAGTTAAGATCTACAGAGCCAAAGAAAAAGATTCAACATGTTACCTGGCCATAA
- the c6h2orf49 gene encoding ashwin isoform X1, with protein MAIALAGVREFDSHLMLHPELLSGDFLLQLLQQRKIATANLHDAEKDQIVEVYIQHVIPLPQRKLPKNRWGRMMAEKRGQQSMCATQNKRLTAEGSRKRPLIVFDGSSTSTKIKLKKTENGMADQVNQLPPGIIGTSPTNKLDVQPSGTNILTDNNAVKSPIQGAVPSNGMAPMKHGGNMPLKTSPLPYPISPGGTNPIKLKRALAKDGEGDAPGSLMPHSALMSLSIHLWNSALLSILDQGCNIEWSRMVLVEPKLSSGEQVVGGVKIYRAKEKDSTCYLAIRSDSSDITEKVFHLHLMM; from the exons ATGGCGATTGCACTGGCTGGAGTGAGGGAGTTTGATTCGCATTTGATGTTGCACCCGGAGCTGCTGTCCGGGGACTTTCTCCTGCAGCTATTGCAGCAG AGAAAAATAGCTACTGCAAACCTGCACGATGCTGAGAAGGATCAGATTGTTGAAGTGTACATTCAGCATGTCATTCCACTGCCGCAGAGAAAACTGCCCAAGAATAGATGGGGAAGAATGATGGCTGAGAAAAGAGGACAACAGTCCATGTGTGCTACACAGAACAAAAG ACTGACAGCAGAGGGTTCGAGGAAAAGACCTCTAATTGTGTTTGATGGCAGCTCTACGAGTACGAAAATAAAACTCAAAAAGACCGAAAATGGAATGGCTGATCAAGTAAACCAACTGCCCCCAGGGATCATAGGCACCAGCCCCACTAACAAACTTGATGTCCAGCCAAGTGGCACAAATATTCTGACCGATAATAATGCAGTCAAAAGTCCAATTCAAGGTGCTGTACCTAGCAATGGTATGGCTCCCATGAAACATGGAGGCAATATGCCTTTGAAAACCTCACCATTGCCTTATCCAATATCTCCTGGAGGCACCAATCCAATAAAACTAAAACGAGCACTTGCAAAAGATGGAGAGGGAGATGCACCA ggctccttgatgccacactctgccttgatgtcactctcaattcacctctggaattcagctcttttgtccattttggaccaaggctgcaatattGAATGGAGTCGGATggtcttggtggaacccaaactgagcagcggTGAACAGGTTGTtg GGGGAGTTAAGATCTACAGAGCCAAAGAAAAAGATTCAACATGTTACCTGGCCATAAGGTCTGACAGTTCTGATATTACAGAGAAGGTGTTTCATTTACATCTTATGATGTAG